From the Sediminitomix flava genome, one window contains:
- a CDS encoding Re/Si-specific NAD(P)(+) transhydrogenase subunit alpha: protein MQIGVLKELHDQRVAITPDLVKKLVKSGHEVVFESGAGAKAFAQDDAYEAAGAKAQNREAVVASSDLLMTIKPIAKEEIAQLKDGAVLVSQFQPFQDAAVCDDFSTKNLSTFSFDMIPRTTIAQSMDILSSMASISGYKAVLKATEALPRYVPMLSSAAGTIPPSKVLILGAGVAGLQAIATAKRLGGQVEAFDTRAASKEEVMSLGAKFVEVAGAADDKGAGGYAVEQSEEYKQKQQALIKEKIQKADIVITTAQLRGRPAPTLITEEMVQNMKPGSVIVDLASSTGGNCPLTEDKKSVVKHGVTIIGDSELSDLLPEQASQLYSRNIENYLKIFLNEEGISYDFENQIIRESCLVFKGKKVYGDTDQLLPKKEEVAESVEA, encoded by the coding sequence ATGCAAATAGGAGTACTAAAAGAACTACATGACCAAAGGGTGGCTATTACACCTGACTTGGTTAAAAAACTAGTTAAAAGTGGACATGAGGTAGTTTTCGAGAGCGGTGCTGGAGCAAAAGCTTTTGCCCAAGACGATGCTTACGAAGCTGCTGGTGCTAAGGCGCAAAATCGTGAAGCTGTAGTAGCTTCTTCTGATTTGTTAATGACAATCAAACCGATAGCGAAAGAGGAAATCGCTCAATTGAAAGACGGAGCAGTGCTTGTTTCTCAATTTCAGCCTTTCCAAGACGCTGCAGTTTGTGATGACTTCAGCACAAAGAACTTATCTACGTTCAGTTTTGACATGATCCCTAGAACGACTATCGCTCAGTCTATGGATATTCTTTCATCTATGGCTTCTATCTCAGGTTATAAAGCTGTATTGAAAGCGACTGAAGCTTTACCTCGCTACGTACCGATGCTTTCTTCAGCAGCGGGTACTATTCCTCCATCTAAAGTATTGATTTTGGGAGCAGGAGTAGCAGGTCTTCAGGCAATTGCAACAGCAAAACGCTTGGGTGGACAAGTTGAGGCTTTTGATACCCGTGCAGCTTCTAAAGAAGAAGTAATGTCTTTGGGTGCTAAGTTTGTAGAAGTAGCAGGTGCTGCTGACGACAAAGGTGCTGGAGGATATGCTGTAGAGCAATCAGAAGAGTACAAGCAAAAGCAACAAGCGCTTATTAAGGAGAAAATCCAGAAAGCGGATATCGTAATTACTACAGCTCAGTTGAGAGGACGTCCAGCTCCTACATTGATCACAGAAGAAATGGTTCAGAACATGAAACCAGGTTCTGTAATCGTAGATTTGGCTTCTTCTACAGGTGGTAACTGCCCACTTACAGAAGATAAAAAATCTGTAGTGAAGCATGGTGTAACGATCATTGGTGATTCAGAACTTTCTGATTTACTGCCTGAGCAGGCTTCACAATTGTATAGCCGTAACATCGAAAACTACTTGAAAATTTTCTTAAATGAAGAAGGTATTTCATATGATTTCGAAAACCAAATTATCCGTGAAAGCTGTCTAGTATTCAAGGGTAAGAAAGTATACGGAGATACTGATCAATTACTTCCTAAAAAAGAAGAAGTAGCTGAAAGTGTAGAGGCTTAA
- a CDS encoding NAD(P)(+) transhydrogenase (Re/Si-specific) subunit beta: MNNIIDFLYLISIVVFIVGLKGLSHPETARKGNLTAAFAMGAAIIISLFAPMEAGDNNYLWIIGGMLVGSAIGLTAAKKVEMTKMPEMVSLFNGLGGACAMLIGIVEFKHLPAGTEMVSGAVFANIFALFIGAVSFTGSLIAWGKLNGSLRDNLKLPFPQVLNILTLVAIIGASALLMSKPELDFNLVFAILGLSLFYGVAFVTPIGGGDMPVVISLLNSFTGIGATGAGLIYGNDIMIVGGILVGASGIILTVMMCEAMNRSLINVIIGGLGASSGGSGSDREQVVKEVNPSDLAIQLKYSDKVTIVPGYGLAVAQAQHICHEIESILEEEGVEVKYAIHPVAGRMPGHMNVLLAESDVSYDKLQELEAANSEFPTTDVVLVIGANDVVNPSAKEDTASPIYGMPILDVELAKNVVVFKRGMSTGYAGVQNPLFFGDRTKMLFGDAKASLTKLKEEIANA; this comes from the coding sequence GTGAATAACATTATAGATTTTCTGTATCTGATTAGTATTGTCGTTTTCATCGTAGGTCTGAAAGGACTTTCACACCCTGAAACGGCACGTAAAGGTAACTTGACTGCAGCCTTCGCAATGGGCGCAGCAATCATAATCTCTCTTTTTGCTCCAATGGAAGCAGGTGACAACAATTACCTTTGGATCATTGGTGGTATGCTTGTAGGTAGTGCAATTGGCCTTACAGCTGCCAAAAAAGTAGAGATGACAAAAATGCCAGAAATGGTATCTCTTTTCAATGGTTTGGGTGGTGCTTGTGCCATGCTTATCGGTATTGTAGAATTCAAACACTTGCCTGCTGGTACTGAAATGGTAAGCGGTGCGGTGTTCGCAAATATTTTCGCACTATTTATTGGTGCAGTATCTTTTACAGGTTCACTTATCGCTTGGGGTAAATTGAATGGTTCTCTTCGTGACAACTTGAAACTACCTTTCCCACAAGTATTGAATATCCTTACTTTGGTAGCGATTATTGGAGCAAGTGCATTACTAATGAGCAAGCCAGAGCTTGATTTTAACTTAGTATTTGCCATCCTAGGATTGTCATTGTTCTACGGTGTAGCATTCGTAACACCAATTGGTGGTGGTGATATGCCTGTAGTAATTTCATTATTGAACTCGTTTACGGGTATTGGTGCAACAGGAGCAGGTTTGATCTACGGAAATGATATCATGATTGTAGGTGGTATCTTGGTAGGTGCTTCGGGTATCATTCTTACAGTAATGATGTGTGAGGCAATGAACCGTTCATTGATCAATGTAATTATTGGAGGTCTTGGTGCTTCAAGCGGTGGAAGTGGTTCTGACCGTGAGCAAGTAGTAAAAGAAGTAAACCCTTCTGACCTTGCAATTCAATTGAAATATTCTGACAAAGTGACGATCGTACCAGGTTACGGTTTGGCTGTAGCACAAGCGCAGCACATTTGTCATGAGATTGAATCTATTCTTGAAGAAGAAGGAGTAGAAGTGAAATATGCAATTCACCCAGTAGCAGGTCGTATGCCAGGTCATATGAACGTACTTTTGGCTGAATCTGATGTTTCTTACGACAAACTTCAAGAACTAGAGGCTGCAAACTCAGAATTCCCTACTACAGATGTGGTATTGGTAATTGGAGCAAATGACGTTGTAAACCCTTCTGCAAAAGAAGATACAGCTTCTCCAATCTATGGTATGCCAATCTTGGATGTAGAGCTAGCGAAGAACGTTGTAGTCTTCAAACGTGGTATGAGTACTGGTTACGCTGGTGTTCAGAACCCACTATTCTTTGGCGATCGTACAAAGATGCTTTTCGGAGATGCAAAAGCTTCTTTGACAAAATTGAAAGAAGAAATCGCCAATGCTTAA
- a CDS encoding NAD(P) transhydrogenase subunit alpha: MELLINFLDQYLAIITVLVLASFLGMEIIGKVPTVLHTPLMSGANAISGVVVIGAVILIRRAEATDYITLVLGFLGIVLAMINVVGGFAVTNRMLDMFKKKKK; encoded by the coding sequence ATGGAACTGTTAATAAATTTTCTAGATCAATACCTAGCAATTATCACGGTACTTGTATTGGCTTCATTCTTAGGAATGGAGATTATCGGGAAAGTACCTACTGTATTGCACACGCCGCTTATGTCGGGTGCAAATGCAATTTCGGGTGTAGTAGTTATCGGAGCTGTTATTCTGATTCGTAGAGCAGAAGCGACTGACTACATCACTCTTGTACTTGGTTTCTTAGGAATCGTGCTTGCAATGATCAATGTTGTAGGTGGTTTCGCAGTAACCAACCGTATGCTTGACATGTTCAAGAAAAAGAAAAAATAA